One Aegilops tauschii subsp. strangulata cultivar AL8/78 chromosome 7, Aet v6.0, whole genome shotgun sequence genomic window carries:
- the LOC109782499 gene encoding adoMet-dependent rRNA methyltransferase spb1, whose product MPMDAGNNGKQRPQDKFDLLAKEQGYRSRAAFKLLQLDTLFRLLPTARAVLDLCAAPGGWVQVAVSRAAPGPFVVGVDLAPIRPIRGALSLKEDITASARCGAAVRRLMDSRGVSSFEVVLHDGVGRKKKRGNPSVCGGTSASAAQEATTTQSALVMDAVRLATMFLAPNGTFITKFFRCKDYKAIMFCLKQLFERVHLSRPVASWSTPAEIYVICLRYKAPANIQPELLDLKQLHLLSVDAEKSKRQESTEFWKTGLASDFIWSEAQTPLEFLGSFLTISFDDPASLPIKNHELTTDEIKQLCEYLFVLRENGYNHLLEWRMRVRKALSSCSQVTPRTDGTATDNKGREGDQVLHEVEDLKNVVDRKGMRVKCQSRPHARGKAHEASGMQIDAAEDGYGDPDLFPTCAIEGGKELRAVESPLLDSEEDIRNSENEETQAYEDSGEEMDYDQEQQRYGAQIKGTLDEAHVPFVTKKCGEVKRPSKRAKQTNPYDNTEMKDNRSSGSAQGRRVGSGGSKGGKGKKGAGGPGKKGGHWRLQRRERRKGGMRRKARQKAGKAEELET is encoded by the exons ATGCCCATGGATGCGGGGAACAACGGGAAACAGCGGCCGCAGGACAAGTTCGACCTCCTTGCGAAGGAGCAAGGGTACCGGAGTCGCGCGGCCTTCAAGCTGCTCCAGCTCGACACGCTCTTCCGTTTGCTCCCGACGGCTCGCGCGGTGCTTGATCTCTGCGCCGCGCCTGGGGGGTGGGTCCAGGTGGCCGTCAGCCGCGCCGCCCCCGGCCCCTTCGTCGTCGGCGTCGACCTCGCGCCCATCCGCCCCATCCGCGGCGCTCTCTCTCTCAAGGAAGACATAACTGCCAGTGCCAGGTGCGGCGCCGCCGTGCGGCGGCTCATGGACTCGAGGGGCGTCTCGTCATTTGAAGTCGTCCTCCACGACGGTGTTGGACGAAAGAAAAAGAGAGGAAATCCTTCCGTGTGCGGTGGCACCAGTGCATCGGCTGCGCAGGAGGCCACAACCACGCAGTCGGCGCTTGTCATGGACGCCGTGCGCCTAGCTACCATGTTCCTCGCCCCCAATGGCACCTTCATCACCAAG TTCTTCAGGTGTAAAGATTACAAGGCTATAATGTTCTGCCTGAAACAG CTATTTGAGCGTGTTCATCTGAGTAGACCTGTAGCAAGTTGGTCCACGCCTGCTGAAATTTATGTTATCTGTCTGAGATATAAAGCCCCTGCAAATATTCAACCAGAACTTCTTGATTTGAAGCAACTGCACTTGTTGAGTGTGGATGCAGAGAAGAGCAAGCG GCAGGAAAGCACAGAATTCTGGAAAACTGGTCTAGCATCAGATTTTATATGGTCTGAGGCCCAGACACCACTAGAGTTTCTTGGTTCCTTTTTGACAATTTCATTTGACGATCCAGCATCTCTGCCTATCAAGAATCATGAGCTTACTACAGATGAG ATAAAACAACTCTGTGAATATTTGTTTGTGCTACGTGAAAATGGCTACAATCATCTCTTGGA ATGGCGCATGCGCGTAAGGAAAGCACTGTCGTCATGTTCACAGGTGACACCAAGGACTGATGGGACTGCGACGGACAACAAGGGCAGAGAAGGTGACCAAGTTTTACATGAAGTGGAAGATTTGAAGAAtgttgttgatagaaagggaatGAGAGTGAAGTGTCAATCAAGGCCTCATGCAAGG GGTAAAGCACACGAGGCATCGGGAATGCAAATTGATGCTGCAGAAGATGGTTATGGTGATCCTGACTTGTTCCCTACTTGTGCTATTGAG GGTGGAAAAGAACTTCGAGCTGTTGAGTCACCACTGCTAGATTCGGAAGAAGACATCAGAAACAGTGAGAACGAAGAAACTCAAGCTTATGAGGACTCTGGTGAGGAAATGGATTATGATCAAGAACAACAGAG GTATGGTGCTCAGATCAAGGGGACGCTCGATGAAGCTCATGTGCCTTTTGTGACTAAAAAGTGTGGAGAAGTCAAACGTCCGAGCAAACGTGCAAAGCAAACCAATCCCTATGACAATACAGAG ATGAAGGACAACAGGTCTAGCGGGTCGGCTCAGGGAAGAAGGGTGGGCAGTGGAGGCTCCAAAGGAGGGAAAGGGAAGAAGGGCGCTGGTGGCCCTGGGAAGAAGGGTGGGCATTGGAGGCTCCAAAGGAGGGAAAGGCGGAAAGGAGGCATGCGACGGAAAGCTAGGCAGAAGGCCGGCAAAGCCGAGGAACTGGAAACATGA